The Actinomycetes bacterium genome includes a window with the following:
- a CDS encoding nitroreductase family deazaflavin-dependent oxidoreductase produces the protein MLITGEYEPSASTWVAGQVAEYEASGGTRA, from the coding sequence ATGCTCATCACTGGCGAGTACGAGCCGAGCGCGTCGACGTGGGTGGCCGGTCAGGTCGCCGAGTACGAGGCCTCGGGCGGCACGCGGGCCAA